One region of Bacteroidota bacterium genomic DNA includes:
- a CDS encoding zinc-binding dehydrogenase — protein MKALVLEKIGDIKELKNNLVVKEIYAPVPKENEVIIKLNYASLNHRDLWITKGMYAGIKTPVVLGSDGAGVVAKGMGGNVKEGGEVIINPTIDWGDNQDFQNKNFRILGLPDNGTLAEYVCVPGKNIYKKPQHLDLKEASAIPLAGLTAYRACFVKGNISKGDNVLITGIGGGVAAFALQYSVAAGANVFVTSGSNEKIEFAIKHGAIGGINYHDDGWEKRFKEIHPKINVVIDGAGGDTLAKCLDICTEGGTIVSYGATLLAVKNFEIRKVFWKQLKIFGTTMGSDKDFSDMLNFIEKNKIVPIIDSEYSIENGADAFLRMDSGEQVGKIVIRI, from the coding sequence ATGAAAGCACTCGTTCTTGAAAAAATTGGCGATATAAAAGAATTAAAAAATAATTTAGTAGTAAAAGAAATTTATGCACCTGTTCCGAAAGAAAATGAAGTAATAATAAAATTAAATTATGCTTCTCTAAATCACCGGGACTTGTGGATTACAAAAGGTATGTATGCGGGAATCAAAACTCCCGTTGTTCTTGGCTCCGATGGAGCCGGAGTTGTTGCAAAGGGTATGGGAGGAAATGTTAAAGAAGGCGGCGAAGTAATTATTAATCCTACTATTGATTGGGGCGACAATCAGGACTTCCAAAATAAAAACTTCAGAATACTCGGCCTTCCCGATAACGGCACTTTAGCAGAATATGTCTGTGTTCCGGGGAAAAATATATATAAAAAACCGCAGCATTTAGATTTAAAAGAAGCATCAGCTATACCTCTTGCAGGGCTAACAGCATACAGAGCATGTTTTGTAAAGGGAAATATTTCCAAAGGTGATAATGTTCTTATTACAGGAATTGGAGGCGGAGTTGCAGCATTCGCATTACAATATTCAGTAGCAGCGGGAGCAAATGTATTTGTAACATCGGGCTCGAATGAAAAAATAGAATTCGCTATAAAGCATGGGGCAATCGGCGGAATAAATTATCACGATGACGGCTGGGAAAAAAGATTCAAGGAAATACACCCTAAGATAAATGTTGTAATTGACGGAGCAGGCGGTGATACACTGGCCAAATGTCTGGATATCTGTACAGAGGGCGGAACAATTGTTTCTTACGGAGCAACATTATTAGCAGTAAAAAATTTTGAAATAAGAAAAGTATTCTGGAAGCAGTTAAAGATCTTCGGAACTACTATGGGTTCAGATAAAGATTTTTCCGACATGCTTAATTTTATAGAGAAAAATAAAATTGTTCCGATAATTGATAGTGAATATTCAATAGAAAACGGAGCTGATGCTTTTTTAAGAATGGATAGCGGTGAACAGGTGGGAAAGATAGTTATAAGAATTTAA
- a CDS encoding DUF2007 domain-containing protein, translated as MVSAFNSKNSGTFVIAKSILEKNQIPFIPKGENLAGLEYTQFELLVKEEDFEKAKEFLADIQDNGIKYQERFEKKHQPFIGYMIIAGILAAVAALFLLGLWIRE; from the coding sequence ATGGTAAGCGCCTTCAATTCTAAAAACTCAGGCACGTTTGTAATTGCAAAATCTATTTTGGAAAAAAACCAAATTCCTTTTATTCCGAAAGGAGAAAACCTTGCAGGGCTTGAGTACACTCAGTTTGAGCTTCTTGTAAAGGAAGAAGACTTTGAAAAAGCGAAAGAGTTTCTCGCAGATATTCAGGATAACGGAATTAAATACCAGGAAAGATTTGAAAAGAAGCATCAACCTTTTATTGGTTACATGATAATTGCCGGTATTCTGGCGGCTGTTGCAGCCTTATTTTTGCTTGGGCTTTGGATAAGGGAATAA
- the xseB gene encoding exodeoxyribonuclease VII small subunit: MAKTKEDNTSFEYSFKKLQGIMEALEDGSEETSLDELIKHYQEGLQLIKTCRDKLNEAELKIEKINSESK; the protein is encoded by the coding sequence ATGGCGAAAACTAAAGAAGATAACACATCATTTGAATATTCATTCAAGAAACTTCAGGGTATAATGGAAGCTTTAGAAGACGGTTCAGAGGAAACTTCGCTGGACGAGCTTATAAAGCACTACCAGGAAGGTCTGCAGTTAATTAAAACATGCAGAGATAAACTGAATGAAGCAGAGTTAAAAATAGAAAAAATTAATTCAGAAAGTAAGTAA
- a CDS encoding glycosyltransferase family 39 protein: MKRLFSSVPVEIIIFAIQYSIFQIIAGLNYPIFRDEFYYLDCAKHLSFGYVDHPAFSVLILKIWITIFGDSQLSIRIIPALLGASLFVISALINKEVGGNKYSLYLSCICILYIPTNLANCGYYSMNSWEIVIWTLLFYILIRLINSNDKKLWIYFGIIAGIGFNNKIGILILLASILISLLFTKEREYLKSKYFWIGAVIIFLSLIPYALWNYFNDFATQQFISNAAKYKNADFSLAAFIKSQITDYGPINFIIWLTALVSLLFLSMKKYRVIAFIFLICFIMFSLNKAKPYYLEGLYPVLITIGSVVTIKLFERKNLHKFKIILPVIIFFLGLIIIPLVTPVLSPDNFIAYQNKLGVKPGESEKHEQGILPQFFADRFGWTEMTAKVTAAYNSLPESERKFTGIYAQNYGEAGAINYYGRKYNLPEVLCGHNNHYLWGAERNDSINTLIIIGGELEDHLSIFEEVSKVDSTSNKYSMPYENNLPIYIARKPKVRLKDIWKDTKHYI, encoded by the coding sequence ATGAAAAGACTCTTTTCATCTGTTCCTGTAGAAATAATTATCTTCGCCATCCAATATTCAATTTTTCAAATTATAGCCGGTTTAAATTATCCTATTTTCAGGGATGAATTTTATTATTTAGATTGTGCAAAGCACTTATCATTCGGTTATGTTGACCATCCCGCCTTTTCAGTCCTGATACTTAAAATATGGATTACAATTTTTGGTGATTCACAATTATCGATACGAATAATTCCTGCACTGCTTGGAGCTTCACTGTTTGTTATTTCTGCTTTAATTAATAAAGAAGTGGGAGGTAATAAATATTCTTTGTATTTAAGCTGCATTTGTATTCTGTATATTCCGACCAATCTTGCGAACTGCGGATATTACTCTATGAACTCATGGGAAATAGTCATATGGACATTATTGTTTTATATATTAATCAGGTTAATAAACTCAAATGATAAGAAACTTTGGATTTACTTCGGAATTATTGCAGGGATAGGTTTTAATAATAAAATCGGAATTCTGATTCTTCTTGCTTCAATTTTAATTTCATTACTTTTTACAAAAGAAAGAGAATATTTAAAATCAAAATACTTCTGGATTGGAGCAGTAATAATATTTTTATCATTAATACCTTATGCACTTTGGAATTACTTCAATGATTTTGCTACTCAGCAGTTTATCTCAAACGCAGCCAAGTACAAGAATGCAGATTTCTCTTTAGCTGCCTTTATAAAATCACAAATCACAGATTACGGTCCGATAAATTTTATAATATGGCTTACCGCGCTCGTTTCACTTTTATTCTTATCAATGAAAAAATACAGAGTGATTGCATTCATCTTTCTTATTTGCTTTATAATGTTTTCTTTGAATAAAGCGAAGCCTTATTATCTTGAGGGACTTTATCCTGTTCTTATAACAATCGGTTCTGTAGTTACAATCAAATTATTTGAAAGAAAGAATCTTCATAAATTTAAAATTATTTTACCCGTAATAATATTTTTTCTTGGATTGATAATAATTCCTTTAGTAACTCCCGTATTAAGTCCCGATAATTTTATAGCATATCAGAATAAGCTTGGAGTAAAACCGGGCGAATCTGAAAAACATGAGCAGGGGATTTTACCTCAATTCTTTGCAGACAGATTCGGATGGACTGAGATGACTGCAAAAGTTACTGCAGCTTATAATTCTCTTCCCGAAAGTGAAAGAAAATTTACAGGTATTTACGCACAGAACTACGGTGAAGCCGGAGCTATTAATTACTACGGGAGAAAATATAATCTCCCTGAAGTTTTATGCGGGCATAATAATCATTATTTATGGGGAGCAGAACGAAATGATTCTATAAACACTTTGATAATTATCGGCGGAGAATTAGAAGACCACCTAAGTATATTTGAGGAAGTTTCTAAGGTTGATTCGACATCAAATAAATACTCAATGCCGTATGAAAATAACTTACCGATTTATATAGCAAGAAAACCGAAGGTAAGACTAAAAGATATTTGGAAAGATACTAAGCATTATATTTAA
- the xseA gene encoding exodeoxyribonuclease VII large subunit yields the protein MIESKFLSVSDLTLMIKGVLENKFLEIIFTGEISNFKRHFSSGHLYFTLKDDKSQIPAKMWKTNAMRLPFEPKDGMKVLINGSLDVYVPHGSYSVTVREMEHFGLGELLVKLERLKLKLSAEGLFDAERKKPLPEFPRRIGIITSETGAVIQDFKKVAAKRYPIVEILLFHANVQGQGSVDSICKAVTQANREEYDLDVIVIARGGGSIEDLWTFNEESCVRAIADSRLPVVSAIGHETDTTLADYAADLRAPTPSAAAELILPDRKDLLERLSQAEGMIKTNVLGRMQSIRAVVESFSKSYIFNRTKDLINDYKIRLDDLSSELLENVNMKFLNHKNVIDNYEKILNSVSPESTLKRGFAIIEKDDKVISRSKKLSQGDNVVIKFYDDTKKAVIN from the coding sequence TTGATAGAAAGCAAATTTCTTTCCGTATCTGATCTGACATTAATGATTAAAGGTGTTCTGGAAAATAAATTTCTTGAAATCATTTTCACGGGCGAAATTTCCAATTTTAAAAGGCATTTCAGCTCAGGACATCTTTACTTTACTTTAAAGGACGATAAATCTCAGATTCCTGCAAAGATGTGGAAGACAAATGCAATGAGACTGCCTTTCGAGCCTAAGGATGGAATGAAGGTTTTGATTAACGGAAGTCTTGATGTATATGTTCCGCATGGAAGCTATTCTGTGACGGTAAGAGAGATGGAGCACTTTGGTCTTGGTGAACTCTTAGTAAAACTTGAGCGATTAAAATTAAAACTTTCAGCAGAAGGGTTATTTGATGCGGAAAGGAAAAAACCTTTACCAGAGTTTCCACGTAGAATAGGTATTATCACTTCTGAAACAGGAGCGGTTATACAGGATTTTAAAAAAGTCGCTGCTAAACGTTATCCTATCGTTGAGATTTTGCTTTTTCATGCAAATGTTCAGGGACAGGGTTCAGTTGATAGCATTTGCAAAGCAGTTACACAAGCTAACAGGGAAGAGTATGACCTAGATGTAATAGTTATTGCAAGAGGCGGAGGTTCCATAGAAGATTTATGGACGTTCAACGAAGAATCCTGTGTAAGGGCAATAGCGGATTCAAGACTTCCTGTAGTTTCTGCAATAGGACATGAGACTGATACTACGCTTGCAGATTATGCAGCAGACTTAAGAGCTCCGACACCTTCAGCAGCTGCAGAATTAATTTTACCGGACAGAAAAGATTTGCTTGAGAGATTATCACAAGCAGAAGGCATGATAAAAACGAATGTTCTCGGAAGAATGCAGAGTATAAGGGCAGTTGTAGAGAGCTTTTCAAAGAGTTATATTTTTAATAGAACAAAAGATTTAATTAACGATTATAAAATACGGTTGGACGATTTAAGCTCAGAACTTCTTGAGAATGTAAATATGAAATTTTTAAACCATAAAAACGTTATAGATAACTACGAAAAAATCCTGAACAGCGTATCACCAGAAAGCACTCTTAAGCGTGGTTTTGCCATTATTGAAAAAGATGATAAGGTGATTTCACGAAGCAAGAAATTATCTCAAGGAGATAATGTAGTAATTAAATTTTATGACGATACAAAGAAAGCAGTAATAAATTAA
- a CDS encoding 1-deoxy-D-xylulose-5-phosphate synthase encodes MEEFDIETTKFLKHINYPKDLKNLNLMDLRVLCDELREYLMDTISKIGGHLGASLGVVELTLALHYVFNTPDDKLLWDVGHQGYIHKILTGRREALKSIRQKDGISGFLKRSESEYDVFGAGHATTSISAALGIATARDFQKKNYKVCAIIGDGSMTGGMAYEAMNNIGLLKKDIIVVLNDNKMSIAPNVWSIQNYFNDIVINESYNKFRSKVWDMTGKLDKRTSDRLRRVAAKVEGGLKSVITPGMLFESLGFRYFGPINGHNVVNLVKTLEEVKKMSGPILLHVITEKGKGPSYSSAHFQKLHALTPFDKATGKEHKKATVPSYTSIFGNALVELAKKDEKIIGVNAAMPDGTGLSKLQETIPERYFDVGIAEQHGVTFCAGLATEGFTPVAAIYSTFLQRAFDQIIHDVAIQKLPVVFVMDRGGLVGADGPTHHGAFDLTYMRLIPGMVLMAPKDENELRNMLYTATLYKKGPIALRYPRGNALGVEVGEFTQLEIGKGEIVKDGKDIAILAIGNMVDHSLKAAKLLEEYSINAEVVNMRFVKPLDRELLYDVFTRFKKVITIEDNTIIGGFGSAISEFMAQNNFKNDILIHGIPDRFIEHGKPEELYEELKMDAKGIAEVTREFYIKNQELKFV; translated from the coding sequence GTGGAAGAATTCGATATTGAAACGACGAAATTTTTAAAGCACATAAATTATCCTAAGGATTTAAAAAATCTGAATCTCATGGATTTAAGAGTTTTGTGTGATGAATTGCGTGAATATTTAATGGATACGATTTCTAAAATCGGGGGACACTTAGGGGCATCACTTGGAGTGGTAGAACTCACACTGGCGCTTCATTATGTTTTCAATACACCGGATGATAAGCTCCTGTGGGATGTAGGCCATCAGGGATACATTCATAAAATATTAACCGGACGCAGGGAAGCATTAAAATCTATAAGGCAAAAGGACGGTATCAGCGGATTTCTAAAAAGAAGCGAAAGTGAATATGATGTTTTCGGAGCAGGACATGCTACGACATCCATTTCAGCAGCGCTCGGAATAGCAACTGCAAGAGATTTTCAGAAGAAGAATTATAAGGTTTGCGCAATAATCGGTGACGGTTCAATGACGGGCGGCATGGCATACGAAGCAATGAATAACATCGGTCTTCTTAAAAAAGATATAATAGTTGTATTGAACGATAATAAAATGTCTATTGCTCCTAACGTATGGTCAATACAGAATTATTTTAATGACATAGTAATAAACGAATCGTATAATAAATTCAGAAGTAAGGTCTGGGATATGACAGGCAAGCTTGATAAGAGGACATCAGACAGATTAAGAAGGGTCGCTGCGAAAGTTGAAGGCGGATTGAAAAGCGTTATCACACCGGGAATGTTGTTTGAGTCACTTGGCTTCAGATATTTCGGACCTATAAACGGCCATAACGTTGTAAATCTTGTGAAGACATTGGAAGAAGTTAAAAAAATGTCCGGACCGATTTTACTTCACGTTATAACTGAAAAAGGCAAAGGACCATCTTATTCAAGCGCACACTTCCAAAAGCTGCATGCTTTAACTCCATTTGATAAAGCAACGGGAAAAGAACATAAGAAGGCAACAGTTCCGTCTTACACAAGTATATTTGGTAACGCATTAGTTGAGCTTGCAAAGAAAGATGAAAAAATTATCGGAGTGAACGCAGCAATGCCCGATGGTACAGGTTTGAGCAAATTACAGGAAACAATTCCTGAAAGATATTTTGACGTTGGTATTGCCGAGCAGCATGGAGTTACTTTCTGTGCAGGACTTGCTACCGAAGGATTTACACCTGTAGCTGCAATATATTCTACATTTTTGCAAAGAGCTTTCGACCAGATTATTCACGATGTAGCTATTCAAAAATTGCCGGTTGTTTTTGTAATGGATAGAGGCGGACTTGTGGGTGCAGACGGACCAACACATCATGGAGCATTCGATTTAACTTATATGAGATTGATTCCCGGAATGGTACTAATGGCACCTAAAGATGAAAACGAATTACGCAACATGTTGTACACAGCTACACTCTATAAAAAAGGACCAATTGCTTTAAGATACCCGAGAGGAAATGCACTAGGAGTTGAAGTAGGTGAGTTCACACAGTTAGAAATCGGTAAAGGTGAAATTGTAAAAGACGGAAAAGATATTGCAATACTTGCAATCGGTAATATGGTTGACCATTCATTAAAAGCAGCAAAGCTTCTTGAAGAATACAGCATTAATGCTGAAGTTGTAAACATGAGATTTGTAAAACCGCTCGACAGAGAATTATTGTATGACGTGTTTACAAGATTTAAAAAAGTAATTACAATAGAAGATAATACCATCATAGGCGGATTCGGAAGCGCAATATCAGAATTCATGGCACAGAATAATTTCAAGAATGATATTTTAATACATGGTATTCCTGACAGGTTTATCGAGCATGGAAAACCTGAAGAGCTCTATGAAGAATTGAAAATGGATGCTAAAGGAATTGCAGAAGTTACAAGAGAGTTTTACATAAAGAACCAGGAATTAAAATTTGTTTAA
- a CDS encoding YtxH domain-containing protein codes for MEDNKMAKGLMVGFLAGSAIGAAIALLYAPKSGKELRADIKIKKDELIDDASEYWEVTRTKANDYMNEAKVKAQDVISQAKQRASSLIDDANQILNDAKQKATTTLESTKEKISNETQHLKDAVKAGVDAYKDEKTKQQQA; via the coding sequence ATGGAAGACAACAAAATGGCTAAAGGTTTAATGGTAGGTTTCTTGGCCGGAAGCGCAATCGGAGCAGCAATTGCTCTGCTATATGCACCAAAAAGCGGTAAAGAATTAAGAGCTGACATTAAAATCAAAAAAGATGAATTAATCGACGATGCTTCGGAATACTGGGAAGTAACCAGAACCAAAGCAAATGATTATATGAATGAAGCTAAAGTAAAAGCACAGGATGTTATTTCACAAGCAAAGCAAAGAGCAAGCTCATTGATTGACGATGCAAATCAGATTCTCAACGATGCAAAACAAAAGGCAACTACAACTTTGGAATCAACAAAGGAAAAAATTTCCAATGAAACACAGCATCTTAAAGATGCAGTCAAAGCCGGAGTTGACGCTTACAAAGACGAAAAAACAAAACAACAGCAAGCTTAA
- a CDS encoding phenylacetate--CoA ligase family protein produces the protein MKKTDFNSLLSYDLDSRLNRINTDKLEQHILDLFYKTALTVPAYKKFLAENNVGVSSIQTLEDFQKIPFVTKENYIKKYPIAETCRYGDMANLDFISVSSGSTGVPTFWMRDAEDEINISERFEQVLTECFVPQAKSNLCVICFPLGTWVGGLFTTNCVRFLSMKGYRVTIIAPGNNKDEILRVVSELGKKFERVILFGYPPFLKDVVDTGISKGMDWKQFDNKLVMAGEVISEEWRTLMSERLGIKDELTSFSSLYGTADAGVLANETPLTIKIRKFFSKHPELTKRVFGQSRLSSLCQYDPYSRYFEQHENTLLFTGDNGIPLIRYHINDDGGIYSFDEMISILNENGFDVLAEMEKDYPDLKIRNMPFVYVFGRSMFTLSYFGANIYPENISIGLQSNEVKDIVTGKYVMQILEDEDKNMRFRITVELVQELEPDEEKRELIGRSILASILHINSEYKNYVPAEYQVPFIVLKKAGDKEYFPVGVKHRYVR, from the coding sequence ATGAAAAAAACAGATTTCAACTCTTTACTTTCATACGATTTAGATTCCCGCCTTAACAGAATAAACACAGATAAGCTTGAGCAGCACATATTAGATTTGTTTTACAAAACAGCGTTGACTGTTCCTGCATATAAAAAATTCTTAGCAGAAAATAATGTTGGTGTTTCTTCAATACAAACTTTAGAAGATTTTCAGAAGATTCCGTTTGTAACAAAAGAAAATTACATAAAGAAATATCCAATAGCTGAAACCTGCAGATACGGAGATATGGCAAATCTCGATTTTATTTCTGTATCATCGGGTTCAACAGGTGTGCCGACTTTCTGGATGAGAGATGCAGAAGATGAAATAAACATTTCTGAAAGGTTCGAACAGGTATTAACTGAGTGTTTTGTCCCACAGGCAAAATCAAATCTTTGCGTTATCTGTTTTCCTTTAGGAACCTGGGTTGGAGGATTATTTACAACTAATTGCGTAAGATTTTTATCAATGAAGGGATATAGAGTAACGATTATAGCTCCAGGAAATAATAAGGATGAAATTTTAAGAGTTGTGAGTGAACTAGGAAAGAAATTTGAACGGGTTATTTTATTCGGCTACCCGCCGTTTTTGAAAGATGTAGTAGATACGGGAATTTCAAAAGGTATGGACTGGAAGCAATTTGATAATAAATTAGTGATGGCTGGTGAAGTGATTTCCGAAGAATGGCGTACATTGATGAGCGAAAGGTTAGGAATTAAAGATGAACTTACTTCGTTTTCATCGTTATATGGAACGGCTGATGCCGGCGTGCTTGCAAATGAAACTCCGCTTACCATAAAAATAAGAAAGTTCTTTTCAAAACATCCGGAACTGACAAAACGTGTCTTTGGTCAGTCACGTTTGTCAAGCTTATGTCAGTATGACCCGTATAGCAGATATTTTGAGCAGCATGAGAACACTCTGCTTTTTACGGGAGATAACGGAATTCCTCTGATAAGATACCATATAAATGATGACGGTGGAATTTATTCTTTTGATGAAATGATTTCAATTTTAAATGAGAACGGCTTCGATGTTTTAGCTGAAATGGAAAAAGATTATCCGGATTTGAAAATCCGAAATATGCCGTTTGTGTACGTTTTTGGCAGAAGTATGTTCACTTTATCGTATTTTGGAGCTAATATTTATCCCGAAAATATCTCAATAGGGCTGCAGTCAAACGAAGTAAAAGACATAGTCACAGGCAAGTATGTGATGCAGATTTTGGAAGATGAAGATAAAAATATGAGGTTCAGAATTACTGTAGAACTGGTTCAGGAACTTGAACCGGATGAGGAAAAAAGGGAGTTAATCGGAAGGTCTATCTTGGCATCGATATTGCATATAAACAGTGAGTACAAAAACTATGTGCCGGCGGAATACCAGGTGCCGTTCATAGTTTTAAAAAAAGCAGGGGATAAAGAGTACTTCCCGGTTGGAGTAAAACACAGATATGTACGATAA
- a CDS encoding DUF948 domain-containing protein: MADTFIIISVILQILTIGVLIGFVAVLIKLIKALADKIENLSDDVLDLKKKSEPLIENTAKFLNTANRIADSVDKNMDTITNTLDTVKDTLTATADTVKVTVTHITDLVEDVREKVAPPVLETVASYNGIVKGIKVFFDAIKHRTGSKSSSKETHDDEYNIDYDESYLKKQRKTYNQSTSEYSELDNINAELNELRRKIQMED, encoded by the coding sequence ATGGCAGATACATTCATAATAATATCAGTAATTCTTCAGATTTTAACCATAGGTGTTTTAATAGGATTTGTTGCAGTCCTTATAAAGCTTATAAAAGCGCTGGCAGATAAAATTGAAAATCTTTCAGATGACGTACTTGATTTAAAGAAAAAATCTGAACCATTAATAGAAAACACTGCAAAGTTTTTGAACACTGCGAACAGAATAGCTGACTCAGTGGACAAAAACATGGATACTATTACTAACACACTTGATACGGTTAAAGATACTCTTACAGCAACTGCAGATACAGTAAAAGTAACTGTTACTCATATTACTGATTTAGTCGAAGACGTGCGCGAAAAAGTTGCTCCCCCTGTACTTGAAACTGTGGCATCATACAACGGGATTGTAAAAGGTATTAAAGTATTTTTTGATGCTATAAAACACAGGACCGGCAGCAAAAGCAGCAGCAAAGAAACTCATGACGATGAATACAATATTGATTACGATGAAAGTTATCTGAAGAAACAAAGAAAAACATACAACCAGTCAACTTCCGAATACTCTGAGCTTGATAACATCAATGCTGAACTTAACGAGCTAAGAAGAAAAATTCAAATGGAAGATTAA
- the xth gene encoding exodeoxyribonuclease III gives MKIYSWNVNGIRAIQNKGFMDWFGKCKGDIICLQETKAQPDQLADEIKNIGKYKSYWFSAEKKGYSSVATYCLQEPIDVKLGFSHSVFDTEGRVILTEYKKFVLANVYFPNGGRGPERVKYKLDFYDALFFYLQKNYKERKGVIVTGDFNTAHKEIDLARPKENVKTSGFMPIEREWIDRVIGLGYTDIFRTFNQEPEQYTYWDQFTKARDRNVGWRIDYFMVSDDLVKHVTDAQIHSEVYGSDHCPISITLDVK, from the coding sequence ATGAAAATATATTCCTGGAATGTGAACGGAATCAGAGCTATCCAGAACAAAGGCTTCATGGATTGGTTTGGAAAATGCAAGGGTGATATTATCTGCCTGCAGGAAACCAAAGCACAGCCCGACCAGCTTGCAGACGAAATAAAAAATATCGGAAAGTATAAGTCTTACTGGTTCTCAGCAGAAAAAAAAGGCTACTCAAGCGTAGCAACTTATTGCCTGCAGGAACCAATAGATGTAAAACTCGGCTTTTCCCACTCAGTTTTTGATACTGAAGGCAGAGTAATTCTTACCGAATACAAAAAATTTGTGCTGGCAAATGTTTATTTCCCGAACGGCGGCAGAGGACCGGAAAGAGTAAAATATAAATTAGATTTTTATGATGCGCTTTTTTTCTATCTGCAAAAAAATTACAAGGAACGAAAAGGAGTTATAGTCACAGGCGATTTCAATACCGCACATAAAGAAATTGATTTGGCGCGCCCTAAGGAAAATGTAAAGACATCCGGATTTATGCCTATCGAACGCGAATGGATTGACAGAGTAATAGGTCTGGGATACACTGATATTTTCAGAACATTCAATCAGGAGCCCGAGCAATATACTTACTGGGATCAGTTTACAAAAGCCCGTGACAGAAATGTAGGCTGGAGAATAGATTATTTTATGGTTAGCGATGATTTGGTAAAACATGTAACAGATGCGCAGATTCATTCCGAAGTTTATGGAAGTGATCACTGCCCTATTTCAATCACACTGGATGTGAAATGA